The nucleotide sequence GGTATGGCGTTTGATCCGCCTCTTGATCGGCACCTCTGCGTCTTCAATATTCGTGACATTGACGATCGGCTTACCGAAAGCAGGCCCAACGTGAAGCGCAACAAGGTCGCAGACCGGGCCGAACACCAGAAGCGGGATGGCTGCATCATCCCAATATCCGATGCCGTCGCCTCTCAGCTCTTCCATCAGCTCGCTATAGCGATCCACGATCATCTGGTGATGCGGCGCGCCCGGGCTCGAATTGGCGTCAATCAGCGCCAGCTTCTCCATCACCGCGTGAGACAGTTGCAGGAGTGTCCGCGTCGCCATGGTCCTTATCCTTCTTGCGTCCGCGCTTCACTGTGGGCGCTTCCGTTTCGATCCGCTCAAAGAAACAGTTTCCAGACAGTTTCCGAACCGCCGTTTCATCCGTCACGATGTTGACGGTGCCATTTTCCCAAGTGTGGCCAAACATCTCAAACGGGCCATTGGGGCTTTCGCCGGTATATTTGAACTCTGCCATTGATCCTCCATGAAAAGCGGGGGCCGTTTTAAGCCCCCGCTCGTTTCGTCTCAGCTATCACGCGTCGGGAGCGGCGGCGCAGTAGATCGTCACCATGCCGTTGTCCTTGCGCGTACCCGAGCCGTTAGCCCAAGTGAGCTTCTCAATGCCGTGAGCCAGCTCGACGCCCTTGCCGACAACAAAGCCATAGTCGGTTTCGGTCTTGTCGGTCGGCTTGGGCATTTGCTTGTTGGCAAATGCCAAGGCCTGCTGTCCGCACAGGAACGACACGCCAACGTCAGTCGTGCCGCCGGAGCCGGCGTTGACGAGCGTGGTTTCGGCATTGACGCCCGATACCCGTCCGGCCTCGAATTCCGGAATTTCGCGGATGATCACGCCGTCATAGATGAGATCACCGTCCTGGAAAATCGGGTTCTGGTCCATGCCGGAGCCTTCACGAGCCCGAGCTTCACGGTTGGCTGCCGCGATCGTGGTGTCTTTCTTGAGGTCCCGGAAGTTGCGCGGGTGCGCGAAAAGGACAAAGTATTCCCGCCCTGACGTGTTCGACTTGAACGGCGTGATGTGCGGGTTTGCCGTTTTGGCGATGCGCTTGCCCAAGGTCACGGTGTCCGCCGTCATCTTGTCGTCAGTCGTGTCCAGCGTGGCGAGCGCCGTCGCCATGACGTTGGACGACGCGTTGGACTTGAGCTTGCCGAACAGAACGCGGTCGGAATTGTTCGTGAGCCAGGTGTTGCGGTTGCCGGCAGTCGCCGCCGAATACTTTACCCCGTCCATCTTGTGGAAGGTGTCGATGAGCTGATACTTGATGAGTTCGGAGGCCCATTCCTTGAGCAGCGGACGGGCTTCCTCAAGAAGACGCGGACCGATCTTTTCGGCTTCCTTCTTGGTCCAGGTGATGGCGTTGCGGTAGTATTCCCACGTCACATCCTGGTAGTATTGGTCCATCGCTTCCTCGCTGCCGGACAACGTGCTGTTGCCCGATACGCCATTGCCTTTCAGGCGGCCAACGAGAGGGATTCTGATCGTATAGCCGTCGCTTTCGAGATCGTTCTTGACGCAGATGATGTTCGTCAGCTCGTTGCCCATGTAGGGCTTGAAGCCTGAATCACGAACGTATTCGCGCATGAAGTCGCGCTGCCACTTGATCAGCTCCAGGCCGCTCAAGACTGTCGTAGATGCCATGGTGTTAAGACCTTCTCATGATGAGCTTTGATGATGAGAAGCCGTCACGCGCTCCGCCTGTGGGCGAACACGCTATCTGCTGCGGCTCTCTCGGTGAGCAAAGCCCCCTGGTCTCCAGCCTGTGTCTGATCGGCCAGGGTTGAGGGGAACTTTTGCGGTGTTTGAGCTTGTCCGAGCGGCTGGCCAGCTTTCAGCCCGGCAAGGGCTTTCTGCACGGCGTCCTCAGCAACCCGCTTCTTGAACGCCTCAAGATCAGTCCCGACCTCAGCATCGATCTGCTGCTTTTTGTGCCATGCCACCAGGGCTTCGAACGGGTGACGAGTTCTGACGAACCGTTCGGAAATTCCAGCCTGATATGCGGCTTGCAGCGCAGCATTCACGATCTCATCGCCGTACTTCTGACGAGTCAGAAGCTCGGAGGTGTTAACGTGATGATCGAGCAAACGCTGGTCGATCATCTGCTGCTGATATTGGGCGAACTTTTCAGGTTCAAGGTATGGGTCTGGCGGTTCTACCGCCTGTTGCTGAGGCTGCTGTTGCTGCCTCTGAATCTGCTGAAACTGCCGCTGCAACTGCTCAACCTGCTCACGGTAAACCTTGGCGTTGGCCTCAGCTTCGGTGCGCAGCTTGAATTCGGTATCGCGGGCTTCTTTCAGCTTCTTGCGTTCGGCTACAAGCTCAGTCACGGGCACGAAGCGGCCGGTCTTGGGATCGCGTCCTTGGGGCTGTCCATCATCGTCGGGCACGTCGTCTGCCTTGACGATCTCTTCGGCTTTCGGCTCCGGATCAGGAGCCTTGGCTTCAGGTGCCGGCACTTCCGGCGAAGAACCGGGGGCGGCGGAATCGGCCCCCATGTCGCTGCTGGTCACGAACACGTCATCAATAACGGACTTCTCGTCCGTGTTACCGGTCGTCATATCACC is from Hyphomicrobiales bacterium and encodes:
- a CDS encoding DUF4043 family protein, with the translated sequence MASTTVLSGLELIKWQRDFMREYVRDSGFKPYMGNELTNIICVKNDLESDGYTIRIPLVGRLKGNGVSGNSTLSGSEEAMDQYYQDVTWEYYRNAITWTKKEAEKIGPRLLEEARPLLKEWASELIKYQLIDTFHKMDGVKYSAATAGNRNTWLTNNSDRVLFGKLKSNASSNVMATALATLDTTDDKMTADTVTLGKRIAKTANPHITPFKSNTSGREYFVLFAHPRNFRDLKKDTTIAAANREARAREGSGMDQNPIFQDGDLIYDGVIIREIPEFEAGRVSGVNAETTLVNAGSGGTTDVGVSFLCGQQALAFANKQMPKPTDKTETDYGFVVGKGVELAHGIEKLTWANGSGTRKDNGMVTIYCAAAPDA